A genomic region of Streptomyces rimosus contains the following coding sequences:
- a CDS encoding S1 family peptidase: MRPRPIAVRRFLAVVATAALTAPATAPPAAAAPKGAPSRTAATAIRGGNVLYSAAGRCTVGFNATKAGTYYALMAGRCVGGAKDWYADAARTVHVGVTEAVRFPGTDYAVIRYTNPAVSYPGEIDIGGSHLDVTGAAQPAVGQTVCLPGSTSAVHCGPVRALNVSVSYPEGTVSGLVQTAACAEPGAVGRPAVSGRTAIGIVIGGSGSCASGGTSYLQPVVPALQAFGLTLH, from the coding sequence GTGAGACCGAGACCCATCGCGGTACGCCGCTTTCTGGCCGTAGTGGCCACCGCCGCGCTCACCGCCCCGGCCACCGCGCCACCGGCCGCCGCCGCTCCCAAGGGCGCTCCCTCCCGTACGGCCGCCACCGCGATCCGCGGCGGCAACGTCCTGTACAGCGCGGCGGGCCGCTGCACGGTCGGCTTCAACGCCACCAAGGCGGGCACGTACTACGCGCTCATGGCGGGCCGCTGTGTGGGCGGCGCCAAGGACTGGTACGCCGACGCGGCCCGTACCGTCCACGTCGGCGTGACCGAGGCGGTGCGCTTCCCCGGCACCGACTACGCCGTGATCCGCTACACCAACCCGGCCGTCTCCTACCCCGGCGAGATCGACATCGGCGGCAGCCACTTGGACGTCACCGGCGCGGCGCAGCCCGCCGTGGGGCAGACGGTGTGCCTGCCCGGTTCCACGTCGGCCGTCCACTGCGGGCCGGTCCGCGCCCTGAACGTGAGCGTGAGCTACCCCGAGGGCACGGTCTCCGGGCTCGTCCAGACCGCCGCCTGCGCCGAGCCCGGCGCGGTGGGCCGCCCCGCCGTCTCCGGCAGGACCGCGATCGGCATCGTCATCGGCGGCAGCGGCTCCTGCGCGTCCGGCGGCACCTCCTACCTCCAGCCGGTCGTCCCGGCGTTGCAGGCGTTCGGCCTGACCCTGCACTGA
- a CDS encoding C4-dicarboxylate transporter DctA translates to MAAQSPPSGGTPEETAPRQKRDRTHYLYIAVIVAVLAGIAVGFAAPGFAVGLKPLGTGFVNLIKMMISPVIFCTIVLGVGSVRKAAKVGAVGGLALGYFMIMSTVALAIGLVVGNILEPGSGLHLTESLRHAGQAQTKGGAESTTDFLLGIIPETLVSALTHGEVLQTLLVALLVGFGLQAMGSSSEPVLRGIGHLQRLVFRVLSMIMWAAPVGAFGAMAAVVGATGVDALKSLAVIMVGFYVTCLLFVIVVLGTLLRLIAGVNIFALLKYLGREFLLILSTSSSESALPRLIAKMEHLGVSKPVVGITVPTGYSFNLDGTAIYLTMSSLFIAEAMGSPLSIGQQVSLLVFMIIASKGAAGVTGAGLATLAGGLQSHRPELVDGVGLIVGIDRFMSEARALTNFAGNAVATVLVGTWTKEIDRSRVDEVLAGRLPFDERTLSADGHGAQEPGAEVAKEPAKV, encoded by the coding sequence GTGGCCGCACAGAGCCCACCGTCCGGGGGGACGCCCGAGGAGACCGCACCGCGACAGAAGCGGGACCGGACGCACTACCTCTACATCGCCGTGATCGTCGCGGTGCTCGCCGGCATCGCCGTGGGCTTCGCGGCCCCCGGTTTCGCCGTCGGGCTCAAGCCGCTGGGCACCGGCTTCGTCAACCTCATCAAGATGATGATCTCGCCGGTGATCTTCTGCACGATCGTGCTGGGCGTCGGCTCGGTCCGCAAGGCCGCCAAGGTCGGCGCGGTCGGCGGCCTGGCGCTGGGCTACTTCATGATCATGTCGACGGTCGCGCTGGCCATCGGCCTGGTGGTGGGCAACATCCTGGAGCCCGGCTCCGGCCTCCATCTGACCGAATCGCTGCGGCACGCCGGACAGGCCCAGACCAAGGGCGGCGCCGAGTCCACCACGGACTTCCTGCTGGGCATCATCCCGGAGACGCTGGTCTCGGCGCTCACCCACGGCGAGGTGCTCCAGACGCTGCTGGTGGCGCTGCTCGTCGGCTTCGGCCTCCAGGCGATGGGCTCCTCCAGCGAACCCGTGCTGCGCGGCATCGGGCACCTTCAGCGCCTGGTCTTCCGCGTCCTGTCGATGATCATGTGGGCCGCGCCGGTGGGCGCGTTCGGCGCGATGGCCGCGGTGGTCGGCGCGACCGGCGTGGACGCGCTGAAGTCGCTCGCCGTCATCATGGTCGGCTTCTACGTGACCTGCCTGCTGTTCGTGATCGTCGTCCTCGGTACGTTGCTGCGCCTGATCGCCGGGGTGAACATCTTCGCCCTGCTGAAGTACCTGGGCCGGGAGTTCCTGCTGATCCTGTCCACCTCCTCCTCGGAGTCCGCGCTGCCGCGGCTGATCGCGAAGATGGAGCACCTGGGCGTCAGCAAGCCGGTCGTCGGCATCACCGTGCCGACCGGCTACAGCTTCAACCTCGACGGCACCGCCATCTACCTGACGATGTCCTCGCTGTTCATCGCGGAGGCGATGGGCAGCCCGCTGTCGATCGGCCAGCAGGTCTCGCTGCTCGTCTTCATGATCATCGCGTCCAAGGGCGCGGCGGGCGTCACCGGAGCCGGCCTCGCGACCCTGGCCGGCGGCCTCCAGTCGCACCGCCCCGAACTGGTCGACGGCGTCGGCCTGATCGTCGGCATCGACCGCTTCATGAGCGAGGCCCGCGCCCTGACCAACTTCGCGGGCAACGCGGTCGCCACGGTCCTGGTCGGCACCTGGACCAAGGAGATCGACAGGTCCCGGGTGGACGAGGTGCTCGCCGGGCGGCTGCCGTTCGACGAGCGGACGCTGAGCGCGGACGGGCATGGGGCGCAGGAGCCGGGGGCCGAGGTGGCCAAGGAGCCGGCGAAGGTCTGA
- a CDS encoding carbohydrate ABC transporter permease, producing MPAPAVRPLLTRRARHRLAADAALLAVTAAFAVPLAWLVLSSFDTEATLRVKVPGSPSLDNFSAVLTDEITFTPMLNSLLLCGSATALTVACAALAAYPLSRYRSRFSRPYLLTILFSTCLPITAIMVPVYALFVRVNLIDTLYGTALFLATAQLPFAIWLMKNFMDGIPRVLEEAAWTDGASWFQALWRVILPLMGPGVTVVTIYTFAIMWGNFFVPFLLLLSPDQLPASVSIFTFFGNYGAIAFGQLAAFSILYSTPVVLLYVLISRRLGGGFALGGAVKG from the coding sequence GTGCCCGCACCGGCCGTCCGGCCCCTGCTGACCCGGCGGGCCCGGCACCGCCTCGCGGCCGACGCGGCGCTGCTCGCCGTCACCGCCGCGTTCGCGGTGCCGCTCGCCTGGCTGGTGCTCTCCTCGTTCGACACGGAGGCGACCCTGCGGGTGAAGGTGCCGGGCTCGCCGTCGCTGGACAACTTCTCGGCGGTACTGACGGACGAGATCACCTTCACGCCGATGCTCAACAGCCTGCTGCTGTGCGGCAGCGCCACCGCCCTGACGGTGGCCTGCGCGGCCCTGGCGGCCTATCCGCTCTCCCGCTACCGCTCCCGGTTCAGCCGCCCGTACCTGCTCACCATCCTGTTCTCCACCTGTCTGCCGATCACCGCGATCATGGTCCCGGTGTACGCGCTGTTCGTCCGGGTCAACCTGATCGACACGCTCTACGGCACCGCGCTCTTCCTCGCCACCGCCCAACTCCCCTTCGCCATCTGGCTGATGAAGAACTTCATGGACGGCATCCCCCGGGTGCTGGAGGAGGCCGCCTGGACCGACGGCGCCTCGTGGTTCCAGGCGCTGTGGCGGGTGATCCTGCCGCTGATGGGGCCGGGCGTCACGGTCGTGACGATCTACACCTTCGCCATCATGTGGGGCAACTTCTTCGTCCCGTTCCTGCTGCTCCTGTCCCCCGACCAACTGCCCGCCTCCGTCAGCATATTCACCTTCTTCGGCAACTACGGCGCCATCGCCTTCGGCCAGCTCGCGGCCTTCTCGATCCTGTACTCGACGCCGGTCGTCCTGCTGTACGTGCTGATCTCGCGCCGGCTGGGCGGCGGGTTCGCGCTGGGCGGCGCGGTGAAGGGCTGA
- a CDS encoding sensor histidine kinase translates to MRSSRRGDPPRAARGASGLPRPRVRWPRSLAGQLFAVQAVLVGVVVAGCLVFAYAGAGRQAQEMARRQTTAVATAVADAPAVARAVRSADPTAQLQPYTERLRRDAGVDFIVVMDTAGKRWTHPEPSAIGRTYLGRRTQALAGQTFTETHLGRLGRSVRVITPVRDQEHGGRIVALVSCGITVETISDGLRREVMTLAAVAAGALALGGLGTYLVNTRLRRHTHGMNAAELSRLHDYHEAALHAVREGLLMLDGQRRVALINDAARELLGLRGEPVGRPVDGLGLPDGLTATLLSPAPHTDELHLTHDRVLVVNTSPVSGGERRGTVVTLRDHTELQALSGELDSVRGVTRALRSQAHEAANRLHTVVSLVELGRTEQAVEFATAELELAQALTDQVVGAVAEPVLAALLLGKAAQANEHGVELVLTPDSRIDDGVLPAALPPRDLVTVLGNLLDNAIEAAPEGTRVRVTALADGGELLLRVADGGDGFRGVEDAEDVFRWGWSTKEGGGRGLGLALVRQAVRRHGGTVEAGASPEGGAEFTVRLPLRDGADATVGTEAGAGR, encoded by the coding sequence ATGCGAAGTTCCCGCCGTGGGGATCCGCCGCGTGCCGCGCGCGGTGCGTCCGGCCTGCCCCGTCCGCGCGTCCGGTGGCCGCGCAGCCTGGCCGGGCAGCTGTTCGCCGTGCAGGCGGTGCTGGTCGGCGTGGTGGTGGCGGGGTGTCTGGTCTTCGCGTACGCGGGTGCCGGGCGGCAGGCGCAGGAGATGGCGCGGCGGCAGACGACGGCGGTGGCCACCGCGGTCGCCGACGCGCCGGCGGTGGCGCGGGCGGTGCGCTCGGCGGACCCGACGGCTCAGCTCCAGCCGTACACCGAGCGGCTGCGGCGGGACGCCGGGGTCGACTTCATTGTGGTCATGGACACGGCAGGAAAGCGGTGGACGCATCCCGAGCCGTCCGCCATCGGCCGTACCTACCTCGGCCGGCGGACGCAGGCGCTGGCCGGGCAGACCTTCACCGAGACCCACCTCGGCCGGCTCGGGCGGTCCGTGCGGGTCATCACGCCGGTACGCGACCAGGAGCACGGCGGGCGGATCGTCGCCCTGGTCAGTTGCGGCATCACCGTCGAGACGATCAGTGACGGGCTGCGGCGGGAGGTCATGACGCTGGCCGCCGTGGCGGCCGGGGCCCTGGCGCTGGGCGGCCTCGGTACGTACCTCGTCAACACGCGGCTGCGGCGGCACACCCACGGGATGAACGCCGCCGAGCTGAGCCGCCTGCACGACTACCACGAGGCGGCGCTGCACGCGGTGCGCGAGGGGCTGCTGATGCTGGACGGGCAGCGGCGGGTGGCGCTCATCAACGACGCGGCGCGCGAACTGCTCGGGCTGCGCGGAGAGCCGGTCGGCCGGCCGGTCGACGGGCTGGGCCTGCCGGACGGCCTCACCGCCACCCTGCTCTCCCCCGCCCCGCACACCGACGAACTCCACCTCACCCACGACCGGGTCCTGGTCGTCAACACCTCGCCGGTCTCCGGCGGCGAGCGGCGCGGCACCGTCGTCACCCTGCGCGACCACACGGAGCTCCAGGCGCTCTCCGGCGAGCTGGACTCCGTACGCGGTGTCACCCGCGCGCTGCGCTCCCAGGCGCACGAGGCCGCCAACCGGCTGCACACCGTCGTCTCCCTGGTCGAACTGGGCCGTACGGAACAGGCCGTGGAGTTCGCCACCGCCGAACTGGAACTTGCCCAGGCGCTCACCGACCAGGTCGTCGGCGCGGTCGCCGAACCCGTCCTGGCCGCGCTCCTCCTGGGCAAGGCGGCCCAGGCCAACGAGCACGGCGTCGAGCTGGTCCTCACCCCGGACAGCCGTATCGACGACGGTGTCCTGCCCGCCGCCCTGCCGCCGCGCGACCTGGTCACGGTCCTCGGCAACCTCCTGGACAACGCGATCGAGGCGGCACCGGAAGGCACCCGTGTGCGGGTCACGGCGCTGGCCGACGGCGGGGAACTGCTGCTGCGGGTGGCGGACGGCGGGGACGGGTTCCGGGGCGTCGAGGACGCCGAGGACGTGTTCCGGTGGGGGTGGAGCACGAAGGAGGGCGGGGGCCGGGGGCTCGGGCTGGCGCTCGTACGGCAGGCCGTGCGCCGGCACGGCGGGACCGTCGAGGCGGGCGCGTCCCCGGAGGGCGGCGCCGAGTTCACGGTGCGGCTGCCGCTGCGGGACGGAGCGGACGCCACGGTCGGCACCGAAGCGGGTGCCGGGCGGTGA
- a CDS encoding extracellular solute-binding protein, whose amino-acid sequence MRRIAPMALLTAAVLAAGTLTACGGGSGGDKNTLKVAFPKDTNNKVTVRDDYVELVARAFEKANPGKKVKLIPIQASENDYYAKIQQMMRSPKTAPDLVYEDTFLINSDIAAGLLRPLDPYLGKWADWKQFEPAAKAAARGQDGRTYGVPDGTDTRGLWFNKKIFKKAGLPQDWQPKTWDEVLAAARTVKRKVPGVIPLNVYTGKGAGEAAVMQGFEMLLYGTGKDQLYDPATKKWVTGTKGFRDSLEFLHTVYGEKLGPDVSDALSPNIQTNVATELMPEEKLAIDLDGSWLGQQWQPKGGGKPWPEWPTVLGRAAFPTQHGAAPGKVSLAGGWTWSVPRQSQRPDLAWKLIETFQTKHNAVEWCVRGAQIAVRKDVAADPAYLKSLPGIGFFTGLVKISQFRPALPVYPKVSAAIGEAMEAVTSGDASPKQAADAYDEQLKSIVDGRTVAKP is encoded by the coding sequence GTGCGCCGCATCGCTCCGATGGCTCTGCTCACCGCCGCCGTGCTGGCCGCCGGCACGCTCACCGCCTGCGGCGGAGGCTCGGGAGGCGACAAGAACACGCTCAAGGTCGCCTTCCCCAAGGACACCAACAACAAGGTCACGGTCCGGGACGACTACGTCGAACTGGTGGCCCGCGCGTTCGAGAAGGCGAACCCCGGCAAGAAGGTCAAGCTGATCCCGATCCAGGCGTCGGAGAACGACTACTACGCCAAGATCCAGCAGATGATGCGCTCCCCGAAGACCGCGCCCGACCTGGTCTACGAGGACACCTTCCTGATCAACTCCGATATCGCGGCCGGGCTGCTGCGCCCGCTGGACCCGTACCTCGGGAAGTGGGCGGACTGGAAGCAGTTCGAACCGGCCGCGAAGGCCGCCGCCCGGGGTCAGGACGGCAGGACGTACGGCGTGCCGGACGGCACGGACACCCGCGGCCTGTGGTTCAACAAGAAGATCTTCAAGAAGGCGGGGCTGCCGCAGGACTGGCAGCCGAAAACCTGGGACGAGGTGCTGGCCGCGGCCCGCACCGTCAAGCGCAAGGTGCCCGGTGTCATCCCGCTGAACGTCTACACCGGCAAGGGCGCGGGCGAGGCCGCCGTGATGCAGGGCTTCGAGATGCTGCTGTACGGCACGGGCAAGGACCAGCTCTACGATCCGGCGACGAAGAAGTGGGTCACCGGGACCAAGGGCTTCCGGGACAGCCTGGAATTCCTGCACACCGTGTACGGCGAGAAGCTGGGCCCCGACGTGTCCGACGCGCTCAGCCCCAACATCCAGACCAATGTCGCCACCGAGCTGATGCCGGAGGAGAAGCTGGCGATCGACCTGGACGGCTCGTGGCTGGGCCAGCAGTGGCAGCCCAAAGGCGGCGGGAAGCCGTGGCCCGAGTGGCCGACGGTGCTGGGCCGGGCGGCGTTTCCCACCCAGCACGGCGCGGCGCCGGGGAAGGTGAGCCTGGCAGGCGGCTGGACCTGGTCGGTGCCGCGCCAGTCGCAGCGCCCGGACCTCGCCTGGAAGCTGATCGAGACGTTCCAGACCAAGCACAACGCGGTGGAATGGTGCGTGCGCGGCGCGCAGATCGCGGTACGCAAGGACGTGGCCGCCGATCCCGCGTACCTGAAGTCGCTGCCGGGCATCGGCTTCTTCACCGGCCTGGTGAAGATCAGCCAGTTCCGGCCCGCGCTGCCCGTCTACCCCAAGGTCTCGGCGGCGATCGGCGAGGCCATGGAGGCGGTCACCTCCGGTGACGCGTCGCCGAAGCAGGCCGCCGACGCCTACGACGAGCAGCTGAAATCCATCGTGGACGGCCGGACGGTCGCCAAGCCATGA
- a CDS encoding response regulator, producing MNDSRAEPLRVLVVEDDPVAADAHALYVGRVPGFAVSGTVRSVAGARRHLDQHAVDLLLLDLYLPDGHGLAFVRSLRAAGHAADVIAVTSARDLAVVREGVSLGVVQYVLKPFTFATLRDRLLRYAAFRAAAGEASGQDEVDRAIAALRSPQPAALPKGLTAATLRVVTDALRAAPGGLSAAAAADAIGISRITARRYLEHLVETGRAARAPQYGQVGRPELRYRWSGH from the coding sequence GTGAACGACTCCCGCGCCGAACCCCTGCGCGTGCTCGTCGTCGAGGACGACCCCGTCGCGGCCGACGCCCACGCCCTCTACGTGGGCCGGGTGCCCGGCTTCGCCGTGTCCGGGACCGTGCGTTCCGTCGCCGGTGCCCGCCGGCACCTCGACCAGCACGCCGTCGACCTGCTCCTGCTGGACCTCTACCTGCCGGACGGCCACGGCCTGGCGTTCGTACGGTCGTTGCGCGCCGCCGGACACGCCGCCGACGTCATCGCCGTCACCTCGGCGCGGGACCTGGCCGTCGTACGGGAGGGTGTCTCGCTCGGTGTCGTGCAGTACGTGCTCAAGCCGTTCACGTTCGCCACGCTGCGCGACCGGCTGCTGCGGTACGCGGCCTTCCGCGCCGCGGCCGGGGAGGCGAGCGGCCAGGACGAGGTGGACCGGGCCATCGCGGCGCTGCGCTCGCCCCAGCCCGCCGCACTGCCCAAGGGGCTGACCGCGGCGACCCTGCGCGTGGTGACCGACGCGCTGCGCGCCGCCCCCGGCGGCCTCAGCGCCGCCGCGGCGGCCGACGCCATCGGCATCTCCCGTATCACGGCCCGCCGTTATCTCGAACATCTCGTCGAGACGGGCCGCGCGGCGCGTGCCCCGCAGTACGGGCAGGTGGGGCGCCCCGAATTGCGCTACCGCTGGTCGGGGCATTGA
- a CDS encoding TetR/AcrR family transcriptional regulator has translation MTAPTSRAHANRRRIMDIALAELLRHPDATMDQIARAAGVVRRTVYGHFPSREALITALTDAAVDDVTTAFADHTADPSEPADVALARATLAAWECADRYRLLVSLAQCSVTDAGIRARLEPVRRRATTILERGLEAGLFHSPLTPSALAHVHEHMLFGLMQAVNDGDLNAEAAGHAAAETVLAASGVPGERAAEAVRVAEETRTPDAPASSAATG, from the coding sequence ATGACCGCACCGACCAGCCGGGCCCACGCCAACCGCCGCCGGATCATGGACATCGCGCTGGCCGAACTGCTGCGGCACCCCGACGCGACCATGGACCAGATCGCGCGGGCCGCGGGCGTGGTGCGGCGCACCGTCTACGGGCACTTCCCCAGCCGGGAGGCGCTGATCACCGCGCTGACGGACGCCGCCGTGGACGATGTGACGACCGCCTTCGCCGACCACACGGCCGACCCGTCCGAACCCGCCGACGTGGCGCTGGCGCGGGCCACCCTCGCCGCGTGGGAGTGCGCCGACCGCTACCGGCTGCTGGTCTCGCTCGCCCAGTGCAGCGTCACCGACGCGGGCATCCGGGCCCGCCTGGAGCCCGTACGCCGCCGGGCGACCACCATCCTGGAGCGCGGCCTGGAAGCGGGCCTGTTCCACTCCCCGCTCACGCCGAGCGCGCTGGCCCACGTCCACGAACACATGCTGTTCGGCCTGATGCAGGCGGTGAACGACGGCGACCTGAACGCCGAGGCCGCCGGCCACGCGGCAGCGGAGACGGTGCTGGCGGCGTCGGGGGTGCCGGGCGAGCGGGCGGCGGAGGCGGTACGGGTGGCGGAGGAGACGAGGACGCCGGACGCACCCGCGTCATCGGCCGCGACGGGCTGA
- a CDS encoding carbohydrate ABC transporter permease: MSRAAATGAYGTAGSVARPRRRARALLRWSPLAPATILLLLFLAGPIGYCVYIAFTDMQLTGQESTSFVGLANFRRAFGDPAFLNAVVLTLVFTLVSSILGQNTLGLALAALMRRASRPVRTLTGAVVLTAWVLPEIVAGFLLYTFFERRGTLNAILDQLHLPSQNWLFTLPILAVSFANVWRGTAFSMLIYSAALAEIPQEVTESAEVDGASGRQRLWHITLPMIRRSIGTNLMLNTLQTLSVFGLIWAMTRGGPGSRSQTLPVFMYDQAFLKSLIGYGTAVALLLLVVGALFSVVYLRLLREEV, from the coding sequence ATGAGCCGCGCCGCCGCCACGGGCGCGTACGGTACGGCGGGCAGCGTCGCCCGGCCCCGCCGCCGGGCACGGGCCCTGCTGCGCTGGTCGCCGCTCGCGCCCGCGACGATCCTGCTGCTGCTCTTCCTCGCCGGGCCGATCGGCTACTGCGTCTACATCGCGTTCACCGACATGCAGCTGACCGGGCAGGAGTCCACGTCCTTCGTGGGGCTGGCCAACTTCCGGCGCGCGTTCGGCGATCCGGCGTTCCTGAACGCCGTGGTCCTGACGCTGGTCTTCACCCTGGTCTCGTCGATCCTGGGACAGAACACGCTGGGCCTGGCGCTCGCCGCGCTGATGCGGCGCGCCTCCCGGCCCGTACGCACCCTCACCGGCGCGGTGGTCCTCACCGCCTGGGTGCTGCCGGAGATCGTCGCGGGCTTTCTGCTGTACACGTTCTTCGAGCGCCGCGGCACGCTCAACGCGATCCTGGACCAGCTCCATCTGCCGTCGCAGAACTGGCTGTTCACCCTGCCCATCCTGGCCGTGTCGTTCGCCAACGTCTGGCGCGGCACCGCCTTCTCGATGCTGATCTACTCGGCCGCCCTCGCCGAGATCCCCCAGGAGGTCACCGAGTCCGCCGAGGTGGACGGCGCGAGCGGCCGGCAGCGGCTGTGGCACATCACGCTGCCCATGATCCGCCGCTCCATCGGGACGAACCTGATGCTCAACACCCTCCAGACGCTGTCCGTCTTCGGGCTGATCTGGGCCATGACGCGCGGCGGCCCCGGCAGCCGGAGCCAGACGCTGCCGGTGTTCATGTACGACCAGGCGTTCCTGAAGTCGCTGATCGGGTACGGCACCGCGGTCGCCCTGCTGCTGCTCGTGGTGGGCGCCCTGTTCTCCGTCGTCTATCTGCGCCTGCTGCGCGAGGAGGTGTGA